In Rissa tridactyla isolate bRisTri1 chromosome 5, bRisTri1.patW.cur.20221130, whole genome shotgun sequence, the sequence GTCATTTCATACTCTAACACTTTGGGTTGGGAGGaactactttgttttattttttttccagccgATCCAGATTTGCTGGAGTTGTCCGTTTTCCCCCCCTTGTTAGCTTTAGTTGATTTCAAACTAGGTTTTACTTGGCTCCATTCAAATTCACTACTTGGTGAATTATGATTTTGACTTAGGGAATGAGTTGTGGAAGAAGGAGAAACAATAGACTGCCTACTTCTGCTGCGTGGCAGGGAATGCTGCTGAATTTGCTCTGTGAATGACAGGCTGTGGAAACTATCAATGGGCACTGTCTGAGCAGTCGCAGTCGATGATGTGGTGCGGAGAGAAGAATTTTTGGAACTTTTCAGGGAATTATTTGATAAAGATGACTTCTGACGGTCAACCGTAGAATCAGGCGACTCTGAAGGGGAACTGAAGGCATGAGCAGGCCCATTAGATAAGCCACGCATACTAGGCTGCATATCTCCACCAGTACTCCCTGAACTATTTGACTTCATTGTTAAAGACTGCATTTTAGAGGAGACCGACTGTAAGGGTTTTTGCTCCATTGTGTGGACTGGAGACGGAGTGCAACCATTCAGAGTAGATGCACCATATTTTTCCAGTAATTTAATAATCTGAGAGTGTCCATTTTTAGCTGCAACACGCATAGCAGTGCGCCCAAACTGGTCGGCATGATTTGGATCAGCACCATGCTCCAATAATATCTGGACAACGTCAATGTGCCCTTCTTGGGCTGCAATGCAGAGTCCAGTAGCACCTTGATTACATGTATGGTCAACGAGAGCTCCATGCTCAATGAGAAGCTGCACTACCTTCACATGACCTTGCCATGCAGCAGACTGCAAAGCAGATCTCTTCTCATTATCTGCAGCATTCACATCAGCATGGTACGTTATCAGCACCTGTACCATCTCCAAATGGCCCTGCCAGCAGGAAACATGGAGTGCTGTTCTTCCTTCAGCATCACTTGCTTCTACGTTTGCACCATTTTCTAAAAAATACTCCGCCATCGTAAGCTGGTTTTCTAATGCTAAGATATAAAGTGTTGGCCGGCCATCAGCATCTTTGTAGTTTACATCTGCTCCATGGCTGAGCAGTAGTTCAACTATATCTCTGTGACCTTCTAAAGCAGCAACCCGGAGAGCATTTCTCCCATCATAGCCTCTCTGATCaatgtttgatttattttccagtaatATCTGCACACAATCATAGTGACCTTCTTGTGCAGCTAATATAAAAGGTATACGTCCATCATTATCAATTTCATTTGTTCTAGCACCTTGTTCTATAAGAGCTTCACATATCAACCTGTGGCCTTCAAAAGCTGCCATGTGCAAAGGTGTCCAGCCTGCATCATCTCTATGATTTTCATCTAGCCCCCTGTCCAGCAGAGTCCGTACCACTTCAACATTGCCTTGTGCAGAGGCTATGCTCAGAACTGTTCTCCCTTCGCTATCAATGCTATCAACAGCTGCACCCCAAAACAAGAGAGTATTTACAACTGAAGCGTGGCCCATTGAGGCTGCTGCCAGAAGTGGTGTACGACCATTGTTGTCTGTGTGATCAACATCAGCTCCTCCTTCTAGAAGTAGATCAACAACATCTACATGTCCTTCATAAGCAGCTACCAGCAGCGGAGTCATGCCGTCTTTATCGCAATGGTCAACTTCAGCACCACGGTCAATTAGAAGACTAACCACGGAGGCATGTCCCTTACTGGCTGGTACACAAAGCGCTGCGACAGACAGCGCAGTCCTTCCATCCACATCCTCATGGTTTACCTCCGCACCATGATCCAGCAGGTGCTCCACGATCTCTTTATGCCCCATGTAGGCAGCTGCAATTAAAGCTGTTCTGCCCTCATTATCAGCTTTATTAACTTCAGCACCATGTTGAAGCAGATTCAGCACAATATCTTCATGTCCTCCCCAAGCTGCTGCTCTCAGTGCCGTTCGACTATCAGCATCTGCACAGTCCACTTTGACTCCAGCATAAAGGAGCGCAGAAACCACCTCCGTGTGCCCACCCCATGCTGCAGATCGCAATGCTGTCCAGCCATCATGATCGGTGTGATTAACGTTAGCCCCACATCCGATCAAGCAGTTGACAACCTTGGTATGTCCCTGTCGAGCAGCTAAAGTAAGTGCTGTTTGCCCATGAGTATCTTCTATCTCCAAATCTGCTCCCCTTGAAACCAGTAAGTTAACGACATCGAGATTGCCACTGTACGCTGCATTGGCCAAAAGCGTTCTCCCATTGGAATCACACTGGTTTACCGATGCTCCATTGTCTAACAAGGTGCGAATGGAATCTTCTCTCTCCAGAGCCTGACGAACAATGCAAGATGTGCGGTCATCTTCACTGTTGACATGAGCACCAGCTTTTACCAGCAGCTGTAATACTTCTTGTTCTTTAGGAATTAAGGTTGACAGGGAATCTTTCACAGGTGTGCCATTCCATATCATCCATAAAGCCAGCTCGGAAGTCTCTAACTGTAAGTTTGAATTAATTAGATGCAATGCAAACTCTTGAGCTTCTAATGGTGTTAAATCCTTTGCTCGGCAAGTGTAACTCATTGCCAGCATTCTGTGTCCCTCTGCTGCATTACACAAGTATTTCTGTGTACAGTGCTTTACATCTAACAACCATTCTGCAAAACTGTAATGAAACAAGATTTTTGTATTTCCAAGTCCATCAATAAGGACTTTTGACAGGACATCCAATTTGCGTTGAAAGTCCTCCATCGTCAACATCATATTTTTGGTCCACACTGCATGATACAATTCCGTTGTGGTTAATGGCCTACAGGCTGCAAGAATGACATTAAGAATAGGCTGGACTTTTGCAAATTGTTTTCTCACAAAAAGTCTCTGACAGAGCCAAAGGTATAGGCCATTTAATGTTCCTGGAATATCACGGATCTCTCGTAACATAATAAAATTCTCCACAACTCCATCTAGGACACGTTCCAGGTACAAAAAGCAACCACTGCTTTTGATGTGAAGCTGATTCAgcatttctgcagtttcttttgtGAGATGTTGTCTCAGTGCTTCTTCCTGATCTAAACGATGCAGAATATATTGTTGCACATCTTTCACAATATAAGCCTTTCGTAGATCATCCAGACTTATTTTTCGAAAACCTattaaaagggaagaaagttattattatttctgatcTGGTTTCACTGTACTGAATGTTAAAAAAGAGACACATATTTTTGGGCAGGGAACACCCACAATAATATATTTTGTGTGTACACATGGTGAatgtaaattaataataaaagcaGAGAACTTTGGTAATAGACACATTTTTATCATAATCTGCTATAAGAAGAAATACATGCTACTAacgaagaaaattttaaaaatcactctgaATCAGGCATTGTATGTCTACCTTGGACAACAGTGAACACCTAAGCAAAACCACCAGAACTGCAATCAAATAAGATTATTAagtattattatattattaaagGAATAATCCCTTCTCCAATGTGGTCGACAATGGAATTCCAAATAATTTTCAGCTATTTAGATTAAGACAACTATTATATTAATGTAATTATAGAAGAGGTTATTCACACCTGGTGCATATGCATGACAAAATGTGCATAAATCACTTTAATTTGAGCACCTTAGtttctttgaaaagcttttaTCATATAGAAGAGAGAGACActcaaaaatagtttaaatatcTTCACACCTCTGTGCACTGAAAAATTACCAACTTTTTCAAGTAAGGACTGAGTTTTAGATAAACGCCCCGGTTCTTTGGTAGTTGACTCGCTGTATAAGGAAACAGGTTTTCTCACAGTTGTATGATCTCATTGTTTTTCCAACCTGTTTACTCTttagaggaaaaagggaaattatTTCATACATGCATACTGTGTACATCTCCTCCCTACGCATGTACATTCCCCACTGCCCAAAGCAACGAAGGTTATTCTTAGCAGCACGAGCAAAGAAGTCCCTAGGGCAAGCTCAGTGGCCAAAGGCTCTCAAGAATGAGGCAGAATGAAGATGTAGCTGTACAGACTACAGGGCTACCTCTGTCATTTAAAACGTTTGCTTTGGTAGTGCCAAGTTAAGCATTTGAGGAAGATCTACCGGTCTTTGATTAATGACACATTACATTGTTTGAACACTACTTTTCCGGAAGCTATGGGAAAACCGCAGAGGTCACAGACACAGCAACTTAAAACTACTGTGTTTTGGGCCAGAATTGTACCTCACTTCTCCAGGGACAGGTTGTAATTTCTTCCTCCAGTACAGCAGATTGCACACATTTCTTTACAGTCCGATCAGCTAGTCATAAAAACCCCCAACTTTGGTattcaaaacaaagcagttaCTAACctccaaattatattttaaggaaaagcaaCTACAGAGCAACGCATTCAATGCAATTTTGGCCCCATCTCCATGGCACAAATAATTTTAAGTGAGACTCTGAAGAATGTTACTTTCagatctgtatttttattgtatttaaacaTTCTGTGGATCAAACTGCTCAGTCTGTGACATTgttctgactgaaaaaaattcaggCTGATAACAGAGATGGTTTTTTTGTTCCCAAGTGTCTTCAGCAGAGGTTCTGAATGTCACATTAAGCTCACTCTGTTAATTGTTTAGTCTACACAAGTATTGTACAAACACAACAGATTAGAACTAAGAGGCAAACTAAGGCAATGTTAACTAAAATACTTCTGCTTCCCTTACTAATTATGGTAGCATTACAAATGTAACAGCACTAAACCAACACAATACCTAAACCATAACCATGCTTCTCCCAGAAGTAAGATCCCTGGATAGGATGCTTTTGCACCGTCACTTCTCAGGCTAAGACTACACTAATAAGATTGTCTAATTCAAGATTTTTGAATGGGAAGGCCAGGAggcagaaaacaattattttgggGGGATCCTTCTCCACTccacagaggcttttttttttttctttctcgaAAGCAACACAGAACCATCTTTATCCACCATAATCTGGCACAACTTCAAGTAATGTACTAACATGACCTGCAGAATGGCATAATTCATTGATTTACTAtgtatttgattaaaatattgTATGTAACTTTGCAAAGCTCATAATTCATGTACATAAGCCGAGTAAGAAACGTCACTGAGTAAAGACTGCTAGTGCCCTGTGATTCTGCAGATCCCAAACTTCCACTTCGAGCAGAAAGCTGTTCCTAGGTTACGATCCTTCAGAAGATGCATAAGTGAAAACAAAGGCATTAAAACCAGGGCGTTCAGAGTTGTACGCATATACAGAGCTGTAATCagacacaagcatccctttggtTATCTCACATGTGCAGGGAACAGCTACGTTTTGCTCAAATCAGAGCATTCACTCACCTTCCAGTTCTTTGAACCTCTCTGCTTCTCCTAGTCAGATTTGTACCTGTCGCTTGGATGAACAAGAATACGTACAGAGCTCTGCAAACTCCTCATCAATGTGTTCAGACAGAAGTGACTGCTCGCATCTCACATTAATCCCATGCCCacatccttccttccatccttccttctgTATACataagttattttcatttttaaattactcaagtgttttttcagtttttacagtAGTTGATTTCATTTCCCCCCAATGAGAATTCCCCTGATTGACTCAGATGACAGCAATCCTGAGATTTCAGCTAATGTTCAGTGTTGACTGACTAATGACGACACTTCACCTCCCTCAACTCCCAGCCTTCACGTGAAAATTTGCAGAGTGAGAACAGTTTAAGCACCTCAGTTCCTCTATGTGTGCTTCAACAGCAAAAGACTTGCTTATCTTGCAACATCATTTGAATACTAATTTTGATTTTGCTTCCCAAAATGAgtggcaaagtaaaaaaaaacattttggatgtcataaaaaaaaccccaagccctccaaaaaaagtaaaaaaggaaggGTTTGTGTATTTGGGTCCCCGCCCCCATATTAAATGAGGCTGTATCATTACTTTGTTCCATATTTGGGTTAAAAATATTGCCCTACTCTGTACTTGTCTGAGACACAACAAATGCCTAAGCACTTCAGCCTGCCAAATAAATTTCAGAAGACTTCAGTGCACTGACTAGTCCAGAAATCAGTAATTTAAACAATTTGATTGGCTGTATGTTCACGGAAGcgaaaaatagtttcttttgcaATATTTCTAAATGTTCCTTGTTAATGAGATCCTACATACAATATCTGAAGACAAGGTTGTATTTCAAGAAGCACACTGCACTCGTACAGATCTTCACACATCCCAGGGATGATACACTCTTTAAGGGCTGAGATTAACAAACTGCCATTGTAACAGACTTTTGAACAGAAATAGGCTGTCCATTTTAACCACTGCACCATGCCATACTATAATAAGCAAACAATTAAAAGAATGCCTTGcagatagaatttttttttttaatcaaattcttGTTGCTAGCttgaaggaggaaaacaaaggcaTGGTTTTTTTGCCCAAACATCTGTCTAAATGAAGTCATTTTACATTTCCAAAGAAAGATCCTGCAAACTTGCTTTTCAACCCTACCAGCTACAATAAGTCACTTTCATGGACAAGAAGCACCAAAACATTAAGAGAAAGCTCATTTTGTTTCAGATGCATTCCCATGAACTACTTAGTGCAGTAGACAGAACTTGCAGTCCCACGACCCTGCTTTTTGCATTGTTAAAATTTTTCCTACAACACATCACTTTCAACCCAATGGGAGCTCCAATATGGATTCTCCTGACTTATTAAATTTCTGGCAGTTCTGTAAACAAATCAGTTCCAAATGTATTTCTTGGCAAGATCTAGGgtcattcaaaggaaaaaaaaaaaaaggaaaaaagtatcttGGCTATATAAATCCTTTTACAGTATGTCAACCTTTTCaaactttaataataaaaaataagctaTTAACTAGCAGGTTCCAGTAAATACTCAAAAACATCCTTTTACTTTCATATCTTTAGCTACATTTGCATAAGTAAATTACaaaagtttaaaatacattttaatatatttcatttaacTGAATTGTTAACTTTAAAGTAATCTAAATGATTAAAAACATGGCAGTGTTTAGGCATTAATTTACAGTGCCGATCTAAGCATATATTAATGAAGTATTTCTACGGCCATTTATGCACACCTGCTCAAAAAGAATTAACATACCCAGCAGAGTGAAATGCACCTGAAAATTCAAGCAGCACACTTGGCTTTTGGTGCATTTGCAGTATACTGTGCATTACAAATTTCATTGCATCTACCAGATGCTAAGAGACACTGAGGTTGAAATCTGCAGCTCTCACTGGGCCGTGTCACTGCACAGAAGTTTTAGTTATATTTACAGGTAACAGTCCATTTAAAACAATTTAGTCTTCCCTCTTTAATTACAAAGCAAATACGTTCAAAATTCACCCACAACTTTTTATTAGGAAATATGAAATTCCCCAGTATCATGTTTTCAAAGCGGTAATCAGAAGAAAGTGGtaatgagaagaaaggaaagagtcATTAAGAGCTCCCAGTTTATTTCCCGAGCctgctaaatatatttttttttcaaaaaccaaaccaaaccaaaacacaaataaactTTTTCAAAGCTTGAATATTATAGAAGTAAAGTTTACAACTACATAAATATATAAGAATTATCTTTTATAGTAAAAATACAACTCCCATAAAGACTTTAAAGTAACATGAAACCACCCAAATAAATTCCAACCTATAATGAAAACTTAAGAGGACAACttagattttctatttttaagtgaTTTCTCCTGCACTGCTCTCAGGACATTTATCTTCTGGAATGACAGATAACGAATAAAGGTTCAGTCCCAAAAGAGGCAACTGATTTGATTTGGGGATTCAGCAATATGACTACCTGAGTAGCTTCAATTACCAAACAGTATGAGTTTTCTGGATGGAGAGAAGTTGGGTTGTGATTTTTACTATATTTCTCTAAAGTTTTCacatttttgcttattttttaattttaggcaAGGCTACAAGAAAACCAACCCTCCACATCTATTCAGACCAGAACCAGCAAATAGCAGAAATATGAGAAAGACGTATGCTTCCAAGATTTCTCATCCAGAATAAGTTTGGATAAatatcaactttaaaaaatatctggCTGTCTGGAACTGAATGATAGATAAAAGGAAGAGTGAAAAATGTACAACAgatacgattctatgattctatgactgtttGCTTTTGCCTATGGATAAGTGGGTGAATGGAGCTTAACTGCCTCTGAGGATAAAGTGAACCCTTTCACATCCACTTGATTCTTTTTATTATAGTTTCCAGTATCTTTCCGGTATCTAACACTAACTTTATGGAAAATGCAGCTCCCTGAGGTGTGATATCTGCATGGGTTGCACCACACTGGTGCAACTCATGCCTCACGCATGAGAAGGAATTCTTTGGATGAAGAATGTCAGTGTTTAATTGAGGGGTATAATCAAGCACCGTGTCACAGATACTTGATTTCTGTGTgcagcaaaaaagaagaaattaagtaaatgcct encodes:
- the ANKRD50 gene encoding ankyrin repeat domain-containing protein 50, producing MAQTSLLQGKQFYCREWVFHKLQHCLQEKANCSSSAANKPSLVANSGNNTGVVSGKGAAWGVLLVGGPGSGKTALCTELLWPSSPANLQRGLHHQALAFHFCRAQDSDTLCVGGFIRGLVTQICRSGLIQGYEDKLRDPAIQSLLQPGECERNPAEAFKRCILLPLLGMKPPQQSLFLLVDSVDEGCNVAEGEQTSTSLSGTIAELLAGHFEFFPPWLLLLCSARKQSKAVTKMFTGFRKISLDDLRKAYIVKDVQQYILHRLDQEEALRQHLTKETAEMLNQLHIKSSGCFLYLERVLDGVVENFIMLREIRDIPGTLNGLYLWLCQRLFVRKQFAKVQPILNVILAACRPLTTTELYHAVWTKNMMLTMEDFQRKLDVLSKVLIDGLGNTKILFHYSFAEWLLDVKHCTQKYLCNAAEGHRMLAMSYTCRAKDLTPLEAQEFALHLINSNLQLETSELALWMIWNGTPVKDSLSTLIPKEQEVLQLLVKAGAHVNSEDDRTSCIVRQALEREDSIRTLLDNGASVNQCDSNGRTLLANAAYSGNLDVVNLLVSRGADLEIEDTHGQTALTLAARQGHTKVVNCLIGCGANVNHTDHDGWTALRSAAWGGHTEVVSALLYAGVKVDCADADSRTALRAAAWGGHEDIVLNLLQHGAEVNKADNEGRTALIAAAYMGHKEIVEHLLDHGAEVNHEDVDGRTALSVAALCVPASKGHASVVSLLIDRGAEVDHCDKDGMTPLLVAAYEGHVDVVDLLLEGGADVDHTDNNGRTPLLAAASMGHASVVNTLLFWGAAVDSIDSEGRTVLSIASAQGNVEVVRTLLDRGLDENHRDDAGWTPLHMAAFEGHRLICEALIEQGARTNEIDNDGRIPFILAAQEGHYDCVQILLENKSNIDQRGYDGRNALRVAALEGHRDIVELLLSHGADVNYKDADGRPTLYILALENQLTMAEYFLENGANVEASDAEGRTALHVSCWQGHLEMVQVLITYHADVNAADNEKRSALQSAAWQGHVKVVQLLIEHGALVDHTCNQGATGLCIAAQEGHIDVVQILLEHGADPNHADQFGRTAMRVAAKNGHSQIIKLLEKYGASTLNGCTPSPVHTMEQKPLQSVSSKMQSLTMKSNSSGSTGGDMQPSMRGLSNGPAHAFSSPSESPDSTVDRQKSSLSNNSLKSSKNSSLRTTSSTATAQTVPIDSFHSLSFTEQIQQHSLPRSRSRQSIVSPSSTTHSLSQNHNSPSSEFEWSQVKPSLKSTKANKGGKTDNSSKSGSAGKKIKQSSSSQPKVLEYEMTQFDKRVPIAKSGTSVPLKSMPPEPQCKILVPPAQQEVGRSQQQFLIHQQSGEQKKRNGIMTNPNYHLQSNQVFLGRVSVPRTVQDRGHQEVLEGYPPAETELSLKQALKLQIEGSDPSFNYKKETPL